One segment of Solanum lycopersicum chromosome 1, SLM_r2.1 DNA contains the following:
- the LOC138342176 gene encoding uncharacterized protein → MSVLYHPGKANMVADTLSCMSMGCVSHVEEDKKELVKDVHRLARLGVRLDDSQNGGFMVHHNSDSSLVVEISPMKGVMRFARKGKLSPQYVGPYEVLQRVGKVAYELKLPNELALVHLVFHVSMLKKCIGDPMYILPIEGLGVDENLSYEEVSVEILDRQVKKLRNKEVGSIKVLWRNHLVKGATLEAKDDMKSHYPYLFTPRG, encoded by the exons atgagtgtcctttaccacccTGGCAAGGCCAATATGGTTGCAGATACTTTGAGTTGTATGTCTATGGGTTGTGTGTCTCATGTGGAAGAAGATAAGAAAGAActtgtgaaagatgttcataggttggctcgaTTAGGTGTGCGGTTAGACGATTCTCAaaatggtggtttcatggtccatcataactccgactCATCATTAGTGGTGGAG atttcacctatgaaaggggtgatgagattcgcTAGAAAGGGGAAGTTAAGTCCCCAGTATGTTGGTCCTTATGAGGTTTTACAACGGGTTGGAAAAGTTGCCTATGAACTGAAACTACCTAATGAACTAGCTTTGGTTCATCTGGTGTTTCATGTTTCCATGCTCAAGAAATGCATAGGCGACCCGATGTATATTCTGCCtattgaaggtttaggggtggatgagaacctctcttatgaagaggtttcgGTTGAAATCCTAGATCGCCAAGTGAAGAAGCTGAGAAACAAAGAGGTTGGCTCCATAAAAgttctatggaggaaccatcttgttAAGGGTGCAACATTGGAGGCCAAAGATGACATGAAGTCCCACTACCCTTATCTTTTTACTCCTCGAGGTTAG